Proteins found in one Ovis canadensis isolate MfBH-ARS-UI-01 breed Bighorn chromosome 20, ARS-UI_OviCan_v2, whole genome shotgun sequence genomic segment:
- the LOC138425478 gene encoding putative olfactory receptor 2B3, translated as MNWANESSPKEFVLLGFSDKPWLQKPLFMLLLISYTTTVFGNVSIMMVCILDPKLHTPMYFFLTNLSILDLCYTTSTVPHMLTNISHNKKTISYAGCVAQLIIFLALGATECLLLAVMSFDRYVAICRPLHYVVIMNPWFCLRMIAFSWFTGFSNSVLQSSLTLNMPRCGHQEVDHFFCEVPALLKLSCADTKPIVAELFFFSVLILLIPVTLILISYGFIAQAVLRIKSAEGRRKAFGTCGSHMVVVSLFFGTGIYMYLQPPSSTSKDWGKIVSLFYGIFIPMLNPLIYSLRNKDMKEAFKRLMLLTFYYKK; from the coding sequence ATGAATTGGGCAAATGAGAGTTCCCCGAAAGAATTTGTACTACTTGGCTTTTCAGACAAGCCCTGGCTACAAAAACCTCTTTTTATGTTACTATTAATATCATACACAACCACCGTCTTTGGCAATGTGTCCATCATGATGGTCTGCATTCTGGATCCCAAGCTTCATACTcccatgtatttctttcttaCTAATCTGTCCATCTTAGATCTCTGTTACACCACAAGTACAGTCCCTCATATGCTGACGAATATTTCTCACAACAAGAAAACTATTAGCTATGCTGGCTGTGTGGCCCAGCTCATCATCTTCCTGGCCCTGGGTGCTACTGAGTGTCTCCTCCTTGCTGTTATGTCCTTTGACAGGTATGTGGCGATTTGCAGACCCCTCCACTATGTTGTCATCATGAACCCTTGGTTCTGCTTGAGGATGATAGCCTTCTCCTGGTTCACTGGCTTCAGCAACTCAGTGCTGCAGTCCTCCTTGACCCTTAACATGCCACGGTGTGGTCATCAAGAAGTGGACCACTTTTTCTGTGAGGTTCCTGCCCTTCTCAAGTTGTCCTGTGCTGACACAAAGCCTATTGTTGCTGAGCTTTTTTTCTTCAGTGTGTTAATTCTGCTAATTCCAGTGACATTGATCCTCATCTCCTATGGCTTCATAGCTCAAGCAGTATTGAGAATCAAATCGGCAGAAGGACGACGGAAAGCCTTTGGGACGTGTGGGTCTCACATGGTtgtagtctctctcttttttggaacaggcatatacatgtatctacaaCCACCTTCTTCCACCTCTAAGGACTGGGGGAAAATCGTTTCCCTCTTCTATGGGATATTCATACCCATGTTGAACCCCCTCATCTATAGCCTTAGAAATAAAGATATGAAGGAGGCCTTTAAGAGGCTGATGCTGTTAACATTTTACTATAAAAAGTAA